A single region of the Streptomyces sp. ITFR-16 genome encodes:
- a CDS encoding NADH-quinone oxidoreductase subunit A: protein MNAYAPILVLGALGAGFAIFSVVMATLIGPKRYNRAKLEAYECGIEPTPTPAGGGRFPIKYYLTAMLFIVFDIEIVFLYPWAVTFDALGIFGLVEMLLFVLTVFVAYAYVWRRGGLEWD from the coding sequence GTGAATGCCTACGCGCCCATCCTCGTGCTCGGCGCCCTCGGGGCAGGGTTTGCGATCTTCTCCGTGGTCATGGCCACGCTTATCGGCCCCAAGCGCTACAACCGGGCAAAGCTCGAAGCGTACGAGTGCGGTATCGAACCCACACCCACGCCGGCCGGTGGCGGCCGCTTCCCCATCAAGTACTACCTGACGGCGATGCTCTTCATCGTCTTCGACATCGAGATCGTCTTCCTCTATCCCTGGGCGGTCACCTTCGACGCCCTGGGCATCTTCGGGCTCGTCGAGATGCTGCTCTTCGTGCTCACCGTCTTCGTCGCCTACGCGTATGTATGGCGTCGCGGCGGCCTGGAATGGGACTGA
- a CDS encoding demethylmenaquinone methyltransferase — MTRASLDKQPHEVASMFDDVAANYDLTNDVLSLGQARLWRKEVARAVHARPAEKVLDLAAGTATSSLPFAATGAYVVPCDFSIGMLREGKRRNSWLPFTAGDATRLPFRDETFDAVTISFGLRNVQDTDAALRELYRVTKPGGRVVICEFSQPVLAPFRTVYTEYLMRALPPVARAVSSNPDAYVYLAESIRAWPDQPGLAARLQRAGWSQVAWRNLTGGVVALHRGVRA; from the coding sequence GTGACCCGAGCCTCCCTGGACAAGCAGCCGCACGAAGTCGCCTCGATGTTCGACGACGTGGCGGCGAACTACGACCTCACCAACGATGTGCTCTCGCTCGGCCAGGCCCGGCTGTGGCGCAAGGAGGTCGCCAGGGCGGTGCACGCCCGCCCGGCGGAGAAGGTCCTCGACCTGGCCGCCGGGACGGCGACGTCCTCGCTGCCGTTCGCCGCGACCGGGGCGTACGTCGTGCCGTGCGACTTCTCCATCGGCATGCTCCGCGAGGGCAAGAGGCGCAACTCCTGGCTGCCGTTCACCGCGGGCGACGCCACCAGGCTCCCGTTCCGCGACGAGACCTTCGACGCGGTGACCATCTCCTTCGGGCTGCGCAACGTCCAGGACACGGACGCGGCGCTGCGCGAGCTGTACCGGGTGACCAAGCCGGGCGGCCGGGTCGTCATCTGCGAGTTCTCCCAGCCGGTCCTGGCACCGTTCAGGACCGTCTACACCGAGTACCTGATGCGGGCGCTGCCGCCGGTCGCGCGCGCGGTGTCGTCCAACCCCGACGCGTACGTCTACCTCGCCGAGTCGATCCGCGCCTGGCCGGACCAGCCCGGCCTCGCGGCCAGGCTCCAGCGGGCCGGCTGGTCCCAGGTCGCGTGGCGCAACCTCACCGGCGGCGTGGTCGCGCTGCACCGGGGCGTACGCGCCTGA
- a CDS encoding geranylgeranyl reductase family protein yields the protein MSEPLSEHSADVIVVGAGPAGSTTAYYLAKAGLDVLLLEKTAFPREKVCGDGLTPRATKQLVSMGIDISEEAGWLRNKGLRIIGGGVRLQLDWPDLASYPDYGLVRKRDDFDEQLARQAQKAGARLYERCNVGAPVKDDRTGRITGVHAKLGEEKTPVTFHAPLVVAADGNSTRLSLAMGLHRREDRPMGVAVRTYFTSPRHDDDYLESWLELWDRRGAEDRLLPGYGWIFGMGDGTSNVGLGILNSSSAFKELDWREVLKAWCASMPEDWGYTPENMTTPIRGAALPMAFNRQPHYTKGLLLVGDAGGMVNPFNGEGIAYAMESGQIAADVIVQAHARATPAQRELALNNYPKVLKETYGGYYTMGRAFVKLIGNPKVMKIATQRGLTHPLLMKFTLKMLANLTDPAGGDAMDRIINGLAKVAPKA from the coding sequence GTGTCCGAGCCCCTGTCCGAACACAGCGCGGACGTGATCGTCGTCGGGGCGGGCCCAGCCGGCTCCACCACCGCGTACTACCTGGCCAAGGCCGGACTCGACGTCCTCCTGCTGGAGAAGACCGCCTTCCCGCGCGAGAAGGTCTGCGGTGACGGCCTCACCCCGCGCGCCACCAAGCAGCTCGTCTCCATGGGCATCGACATCTCCGAAGAGGCCGGCTGGCTGCGCAACAAGGGCCTGCGGATCATCGGCGGCGGCGTCCGGCTCCAGCTGGACTGGCCGGACCTCGCCTCGTACCCGGACTACGGACTGGTCCGCAAGCGCGACGACTTCGACGAGCAGCTCGCCCGCCAGGCGCAGAAGGCCGGTGCCCGGCTGTACGAGCGCTGCAATGTCGGCGCCCCCGTCAAGGACGACCGCACCGGCCGGATCACCGGGGTGCACGCGAAGCTCGGCGAGGAGAAGACCCCGGTCACCTTCCACGCCCCGCTCGTCGTCGCCGCCGACGGCAACTCCACCCGGCTCTCCCTCGCGATGGGCCTGCACCGCCGCGAGGACCGCCCGATGGGCGTCGCGGTCCGTACGTACTTCACCTCGCCCCGCCACGACGACGACTACCTGGAGTCCTGGCTGGAGCTGTGGGACCGGCGCGGCGCCGAGGACCGGCTGCTGCCCGGCTACGGCTGGATCTTCGGCATGGGCGACGGCACCTCCAACGTGGGCCTCGGCATCCTCAACTCCTCGTCCGCCTTCAAGGAGCTGGACTGGCGCGAGGTGCTCAAGGCGTGGTGCGCCTCGATGCCGGAGGACTGGGGCTACACCCCGGAGAACATGACGACGCCGATCCGCGGCGCCGCTCTCCCGATGGCCTTCAACCGCCAGCCGCACTACACCAAGGGCCTGCTGCTCGTGGGCGACGCGGGCGGCATGGTCAACCCGTTCAACGGTGAGGGCATCGCGTACGCCATGGAGTCGGGGCAGATCGCGGCGGACGTCATCGTCCAGGCGCACGCCCGCGCGACCCCGGCCCAGCGCGAACTGGCCCTGAACAACTACCCGAAGGTGCTCAAGGAGACCTACGGCGGCTACTACACGATGGGCCGCGCCTTCGTGAAGCTGATCGGCAACCCGAAGGTCATGAAGATCGCCACCCAGCGCGGTCTGACGCACCCGCTGCTGATGAAGTTCACGCTGAAGATGCTCGCCAACCTCACCGACCCGGCGGGCGGCGACGCGATGGACCGCATCATCAACGGTCTGGCGAAGGTGGCCCCGAAGGCCTGA
- a CDS encoding NADH-quinone oxidoreductase subunit C, giving the protein MSDQEQNGSGVPAPRDEHGEVIGVRKGMFGANNGGDTSGYGGLIRTVALPGATARPYGGWFDEVADELEGALEEQGLLPGNAIEKTVVDRDELTFHIAREHLPAVAKTLRDDPALRFELCTGVSGVHFLGDKGRELHAVYHLRSITHGRLIRLEVSAPDSDPHIPSLVAVYPTNDWHEREAYDFFGLVFDGHPALTRIMMPDDWQGFPQRKDYPLGGIAVEYKGAQIPAPDQRRSYS; this is encoded by the coding sequence ATGAGCGACCAGGAGCAGAACGGCAGCGGCGTCCCCGCCCCGCGCGACGAGCACGGCGAGGTCATCGGCGTACGCAAGGGCATGTTCGGCGCCAACAACGGCGGCGACACCTCCGGCTACGGCGGGCTGATCCGTACCGTCGCCCTGCCGGGCGCCACCGCGCGCCCGTACGGCGGCTGGTTCGACGAGGTCGCCGACGAGCTCGAAGGGGCCCTGGAGGAACAGGGCCTGCTGCCCGGCAACGCCATCGAGAAGACGGTCGTCGACCGCGACGAGCTCACCTTCCACATCGCCCGCGAGCACCTGCCCGCCGTCGCGAAGACGCTGCGCGACGACCCGGCCCTGCGCTTCGAGCTCTGTACGGGGGTGAGCGGCGTCCACTTCCTCGGTGACAAGGGACGCGAGCTGCACGCCGTCTACCACCTGCGCTCGATCACCCACGGCCGGCTGATCCGGCTGGAGGTCTCCGCGCCGGACAGCGACCCCCACATCCCGTCCCTCGTCGCGGTCTACCCGACCAACGACTGGCACGAGCGCGAGGCCTACGACTTCTTCGGGCTCGTCTTCGACGGGCACCCGGCCCTCACCCGGATCATGATGCCGGACGACTGGCAGGGCTTCCCGCAGCGCAAGGACTACCCGCTCGGCGGCATCGCCGTCGAGTACAAAGGCGCCCAGATCCCGGCTCCGGACCAGCGGAGGTCGTACTCCTGA
- a CDS encoding NADH-quinone oxidoreductase subunit D gives MTTPHATPRATTEGTVYTVTGGDWDEVVESAAASDDERIIVNMGPQHPSTHGVLRLILEIDGETVTEARCGIGYLHTGIEKNLEFRNWTQGTTFVTRMDYLTPFFNETAYCLGVEKLLGIEDQIPDRAGVLRVLLMELNRISSHLVCIATGGMELGATTIMIYGFRDRELVLDLFELITGLRMNHAFVRPGGLAQDLPPGAVDQLREFVKTMKKNLPEYDALATGNPIFKARMQDVGYLDLTGCMALGATGPVLRSAGLPHDLRKTDPYCGYENYEFDVPTADSCDAYGRFLIRLEEMRQSLRIIEQCIDRLAPGPVMVADKKIAWPAQLALGPDGLGNSLDHIKKIMGTSMEALIHHFKLVTEGFRVPAGQAYTAVESPKGELGVHVVSDGGTRPYRVHFRDPSFTNLQAMAAMCEGGQVADVIVAVASIDPVMGGVDR, from the coding sequence ATGACCACTCCCCATGCGACACCACGCGCCACGACCGAGGGGACTGTATATACAGTCACCGGCGGCGACTGGGACGAGGTAGTCGAATCGGCGGCCGCCTCCGACGACGAGCGCATCATCGTCAACATGGGCCCCCAGCACCCGTCCACGCACGGGGTGCTCCGGCTGATCCTGGAGATCGACGGCGAGACCGTCACCGAGGCCCGCTGCGGCATCGGCTACCTCCACACCGGCATCGAGAAGAACCTCGAATTCCGGAACTGGACGCAGGGCACCACCTTCGTCACGCGCATGGACTACCTGACGCCGTTCTTCAACGAGACGGCGTACTGCCTGGGGGTCGAGAAGCTCCTCGGCATCGAGGACCAGATCCCCGACCGGGCCGGCGTCCTGCGCGTGCTGCTGATGGAGCTCAACCGGATCTCCTCGCACCTGGTGTGCATCGCCACCGGCGGCATGGAGCTCGGCGCCACGACGATCATGATCTACGGCTTCCGCGATCGTGAACTCGTTCTCGATCTCTTCGAGCTGATCACCGGCCTGCGGATGAACCACGCGTTCGTGCGCCCCGGCGGACTGGCCCAGGACCTGCCCCCGGGCGCGGTCGACCAGTTGCGCGAGTTCGTGAAGACCATGAAGAAGAACCTGCCGGAGTACGACGCGCTCGCCACCGGCAACCCCATCTTCAAGGCCCGTATGCAGGACGTCGGCTACCTCGACCTGACCGGCTGCATGGCGCTCGGCGCCACCGGCCCGGTCCTGCGCTCCGCCGGACTCCCGCACGACCTGCGCAAGACCGACCCCTACTGCGGGTACGAGAACTACGAGTTCGACGTCCCCACGGCGGACAGCTGCGACGCCTACGGCCGCTTCCTCATCCGTCTGGAAGAGATGCGCCAGTCGCTGCGGATCATCGAGCAGTGCATCGACCGGCTCGCCCCGGGCCCGGTCATGGTCGCCGACAAGAAGATCGCCTGGCCCGCGCAGCTCGCGCTCGGCCCGGACGGCCTCGGCAACTCGCTCGACCACATCAAGAAGATCATGGGCACCTCCATGGAGGCCCTGATCCACCACTTCAAGCTGGTGACCGAGGGCTTCCGGGTCCCCGCCGGGCAGGCGTACACCGCCGTCGAGTCGCCCAAGGGCGAACTCGGCGTGCACGTCGTCTCCGACGGCGGCACCCGCCCCTACCGGGTCCACTTCCGCGACCCGTCCTTCACCAACCTCCAGGCCATGGCGGCGATGTGCGAGGGCGGCCAGGTCGCCGACGTCATCGTCGCCGTCGCATCCATCGACCCCGTGATGGGAGGCGTCGACCGGTGA
- a CDS encoding C40 family peptidase has translation MSHTALIPSHRKPRRNASKTALRAGVAGGVLSTIAVAGAAGPAQAEPVTQTIEMPTITAGLSTTVAASAEATQQVALDLETQAHEEAAATTAAKAAKKAKAEAVRKAEAKKKAEAAAKAKAEAAARASRSAARTTLSTTSGSSSSGSSTGSSSSATPSYSSNATGSAASVVAFAQAQVGDAYVSGGTGPNSWDCSGLVQAAFRTVGVDLPRVSQSQSTAGTQVSLSNLQPGDILYWGGAGSAYHVGIYVGGGQFVGAQNSSTGVVQRPLDYDMPTGAVRVL, from the coding sequence ATGTCCCACACCGCTCTCATACCCAGCCACCGGAAGCCCCGCCGAAACGCCTCGAAGACGGCGCTGCGGGCCGGAGTTGCCGGTGGCGTCCTCAGCACCATCGCGGTCGCAGGCGCCGCCGGTCCGGCCCAGGCCGAGCCGGTGACCCAGACGATCGAGATGCCCACCATCACGGCGGGTCTCTCCACCACTGTCGCGGCGTCCGCCGAGGCCACGCAGCAGGTCGCCCTCGACCTGGAGACGCAGGCCCACGAGGAGGCCGCCGCCACGACGGCCGCCAAGGCCGCCAAGAAGGCCAAGGCCGAGGCCGTCCGCAAGGCAGAGGCCAAGAAGAAGGCCGAGGCCGCCGCGAAGGCCAAGGCGGAGGCCGCCGCGCGCGCCTCCCGCAGCGCCGCACGCACGACGCTGAGCACCACGTCGGGCTCCTCGTCCTCCGGCTCCTCCACGGGCTCCTCGTCGTCCGCCACGCCGTCGTACTCCTCCAACGCCACCGGCTCCGCGGCCTCCGTCGTGGCGTTCGCGCAGGCGCAGGTCGGCGACGCGTACGTGTCCGGCGGCACCGGCCCCAACTCCTGGGACTGCTCGGGCCTGGTCCAGGCCGCGTTCCGCACGGTGGGCGTCGACCTGCCGCGTGTCTCGCAGAGCCAGTCGACCGCCGGCACCCAGGTCTCGCTGAGCAACCTCCAGCCGGGCGACATCCTGTACTGGGGCGGCGCGGGCAGCGCGTACCACGTCGGGATCTACGTGGGCGGCGGCCAGTTCGTCGGAGCGCAGAACTCCTCCACCGGTGTGGTGCAGCGCCCCCTGGACTACGACATGCCGACCGGCGCGGTCCGCGTCCTCTGA
- the mqnC gene encoding cyclic dehypoxanthinyl futalosine synthase, which produces MTEKADLQPILDRAAEGGRITPAEALDLYRSAPLHALGAAADAVRRRRYAGTEHIATYIIERNINYTNVCVTACKFCAFYAAPKDTAKGWSRDLDDILRRCAETVELGGTQIMFQGGHHPDYGVEYYEEHFSAIKKAFPQLVIHSLGASEIEHMARISKVSAEEAISRIHAAGLDSFAGAGAELLPARPRTAIAPLKESGERWLEIMEIAHGLGVESTSTMLMGTGETNAERIEHLSMIRDVQDRTGGFRAFIPYTYQPENNKLKGQTQATLFEYLRMIAIARLFLDNVAHIQGSWLTTGKEVGQLSLHYGADDLGSIMLEENVVSSAGAKHRSNRLEIIDLIRKADRVPAQRATTYEHLVVHDDPANDPVDERVVSHISSTAIEGGTAHPELKLLNAN; this is translated from the coding sequence GTGACCGAGAAGGCCGACCTCCAGCCCATCCTCGACCGAGCCGCCGAAGGCGGCCGGATCACTCCGGCGGAGGCCCTCGACCTCTACCGGTCGGCGCCCCTGCACGCCCTGGGCGCGGCTGCGGACGCCGTGCGCCGGCGCCGGTACGCGGGCACGGAGCACATCGCGACGTACATCATCGAGCGCAACATCAACTACACGAACGTCTGCGTCACGGCGTGCAAGTTCTGCGCGTTCTACGCCGCGCCCAAGGACACCGCCAAGGGCTGGTCCCGCGACCTCGACGACATCCTGCGCCGCTGCGCGGAGACGGTCGAACTGGGCGGCACGCAGATCATGTTCCAGGGCGGGCACCACCCGGACTACGGCGTGGAGTACTACGAGGAGCACTTCTCCGCGATCAAGAAGGCGTTCCCGCAGCTGGTCATCCACTCCCTCGGCGCCTCCGAGATCGAGCACATGGCCCGGATCTCCAAGGTCTCCGCCGAGGAGGCCATCAGCCGTATCCACGCAGCGGGCCTCGACTCCTTCGCGGGCGCCGGCGCCGAGCTGCTGCCGGCCCGGCCGCGTACCGCCATCGCCCCGCTCAAGGAGTCCGGCGAGCGCTGGCTGGAGATCATGGAGATCGCCCACGGCCTCGGGGTCGAGTCGACCTCCACCATGCTGATGGGCACCGGCGAGACCAACGCCGAGCGCATCGAGCACCTGAGCATGATCCGCGACGTGCAGGACCGCACCGGCGGCTTCCGGGCGTTCATCCCGTACACCTACCAGCCGGAGAACAACAAGCTGAAGGGGCAGACGCAGGCCACGCTCTTCGAGTACCTGCGGATGATCGCCATCGCCCGGCTCTTCCTCGACAACGTCGCCCACATCCAGGGCTCCTGGCTGACCACCGGCAAGGAGGTCGGCCAGCTGTCGCTGCACTACGGCGCGGACGACCTCGGCTCGATCATGCTGGAGGAGAACGTCGTCTCCTCCGCCGGTGCCAAGCACCGCTCCAACCGGCTGGAGATCATCGACCTGATCCGCAAGGCGGACCGGGTCCCGGCCCAGCGCGCCACCACCTACGAACACCTCGTCGTCCACGACGACCCGGCGAACGACCCGGTCGACGAGCGCGTCGTCTCGCACATCTCGTCCACCGCGATCGAGGGCGGCACCGCCCACCCGGAGCTCAAGCTCCTCAACGCCAACTAG
- a CDS encoding DUF3152 domain-containing protein, translating into MSGRGVRRRGEREGGRNRLFVMAVTPVVLVAAAVVGLRWHGDQADGHGPSGSFTVARAGATGSGSGNAYRVEVEEGSGLDADKAAAEVARILAAPRGWSHHGEHTFRQVAEGPAGLVIRIATPETTDRICGKSGLNTHGEVNCRVGADVMVNLKRWRTGSTEFDGPLADYRALIINHEVGHWLGHGHETCPGRGRPAPAMMQQIDGLKGCVANAWPYDAKGRYLGGPSVP; encoded by the coding sequence ATGAGCGGACGAGGTGTGCGCCGGCGCGGGGAACGGGAGGGCGGCCGGAACCGGCTGTTCGTCATGGCCGTCACCCCGGTCGTGCTGGTCGCGGCGGCCGTCGTGGGGCTGCGGTGGCACGGCGACCAGGCGGACGGCCACGGCCCCTCGGGGTCCTTCACCGTGGCGCGGGCGGGCGCGACGGGCTCCGGGAGCGGGAACGCCTACCGGGTCGAGGTGGAGGAGGGCTCGGGGCTGGACGCGGACAAGGCCGCCGCCGAGGTCGCGCGCATCCTGGCCGCGCCCCGGGGCTGGTCCCACCACGGCGAGCACACCTTCCGGCAGGTCGCCGAGGGCCCTGCGGGTCTGGTCATCCGGATCGCCACCCCCGAGACCACCGACCGCATCTGCGGGAAGAGCGGGCTCAACACCCATGGCGAGGTGAACTGCCGGGTCGGGGCGGACGTCATGGTGAACCTCAAGCGCTGGCGGACGGGTTCGACGGAGTTCGACGGCCCGCTGGCCGACTACCGCGCCCTGATCATCAATCACGAGGTCGGGCACTGGCTGGGCCACGGCCATGAGACCTGCCCCGGCAGGGGCCGGCCCGCGCCGGCGATGATGCAGCAGATCGACGGCCTCAAGGGCTGCGTCGCCAACGCCTGGCCGTACGACGCCAAGGGCCGCTACCTGGGCGGCCCTTCGGTGCCGTAG
- a CDS encoding NADH-quinone oxidoreductase subunit B family protein has translation MGLEEKLPSGFVLTTVEQAAGWVRKSSVFPATFGLACCAIEMMTTGAGRYDLARFGMEVFRGSPRQADLMIVAGRVSQKMAPVLRQVYDQMPNPKWVISMGVCASSGGMFNNYAIVQGVDHIVPVDIYLPGCPPRPEMLMDAILKLHQKIQGSKLGVNAEEAAREAEDAALNALPLIEMKGLLR, from the coding sequence ATGGGACTCGAAGAGAAGCTGCCCAGCGGCTTCGTGCTGACCACTGTCGAGCAGGCCGCCGGCTGGGTGCGGAAGTCCTCCGTCTTCCCGGCCACCTTCGGCCTCGCCTGCTGCGCCATCGAGATGATGACGACCGGGGCCGGGCGCTACGACCTGGCCCGGTTCGGCATGGAGGTCTTCCGCGGCTCGCCGCGGCAGGCGGACCTGATGATCGTGGCGGGGCGGGTGAGCCAGAAGATGGCGCCCGTCCTGCGGCAGGTCTACGACCAGATGCCGAACCCCAAGTGGGTCATCTCCATGGGCGTCTGCGCATCATCGGGCGGAATGTTCAACAATTACGCCATTGTTCAGGGTGTTGATCATATTGTTCCGGTTGATATCTATTTGCCGGGCTGCCCCCCGCGGCCCGAGATGCTGATGGACGCGATTCTCAAGCTCCACCAGAAGATCCAGGGCTCCAAGCTCGGGGTCAACGCGGAGGAGGCCGCCCGCGAGGCGGAGGACGCGGCGCTCAACGCACTGCCCCTGATCGAGATGAAGGGGCTGCTGCGATGA
- the nuoF gene encoding NADH-quinone oxidoreductase subunit NuoF: MTLAAEIDKNGTSPEKLLAPVLSAFWDQPESWTLETYRRHEGYEGLRKALTMSPDDLIAYVKDSGLRGRGGAGFPTGMKWQFIPQGDGKPHYLVVNADESEPGTCKDIPLLFANPHSLIEGIVIACYAIRSSHAFIYLRGEVVPVLRRLHEAVREAYEAGYLGTNILGSGLDLELTVHAGAGAYICGEETALLDSLEGRRGQPRLRPPFPAVAGLYACPTVVNNVESIASVPSILNKGKDWFKSMGSEKSPGFTLYSLSGHVAGPGQYEAPLGITLRQLLDMSGGMRPGHRLKFWTPGGSSTPMFTDEHLDVPLDYEGVGAAGSMLGTKALQCFDETTCVVRAVTRWTEFYAHESCGKCTPCREGTYWLVQLLRAIESGAGTLSDLDKLNDIADNINGKSFCALGDGAASPIFSSLKYFREEYEQHITGKGCPFDPARSTVWADDKNASQGVNA; this comes from the coding sequence ATGACGTTGGCCGCCGAAATCGACAAGAACGGGACCAGTCCCGAGAAGCTTCTCGCGCCTGTCCTGTCCGCCTTCTGGGACCAGCCGGAATCCTGGACCCTGGAGACCTACCGCCGCCACGAGGGGTACGAGGGGCTGCGCAAGGCCCTCACCATGTCCCCGGACGACCTCATCGCGTACGTCAAGGACTCCGGTCTGCGCGGCCGGGGCGGCGCCGGCTTCCCGACCGGGATGAAGTGGCAGTTCATCCCGCAGGGCGACGGCAAGCCGCACTACCTGGTGGTCAACGCCGACGAGTCGGAGCCGGGGACCTGCAAGGACATCCCGCTCCTGTTCGCCAATCCGCACAGCCTCATCGAGGGCATCGTGATCGCCTGCTACGCGATCCGCTCCTCGCACGCCTTCATCTATCTGCGCGGCGAGGTCGTCCCCGTCCTGCGGCGGCTGCACGAGGCCGTGCGCGAGGCGTACGAGGCGGGCTACCTCGGCACGAACATCCTGGGCTCCGGACTCGATCTGGAACTCACCGTGCACGCGGGCGCCGGCGCGTACATCTGCGGTGAGGAGACCGCGCTGCTCGACTCGCTCGAAGGACGCCGCGGCCAGCCCCGGCTGCGCCCGCCCTTCCCCGCGGTCGCCGGTCTGTACGCCTGCCCCACCGTGGTGAACAACGTGGAGTCCATCGCCTCGGTTCCCTCGATCCTGAACAAGGGCAAGGACTGGTTCAAGTCGATGGGCAGCGAGAAGTCCCCGGGCTTCACGCTCTACTCGCTCAGCGGCCATGTCGCGGGACCCGGCCAGTACGAGGCCCCGCTCGGTATCACCCTGCGCCAGCTCCTCGACATGAGCGGCGGGATGCGCCCCGGCCACCGGCTGAAGTTCTGGACCCCGGGCGGCTCCTCCACCCCGATGTTCACCGACGAGCACCTCGACGTGCCCCTCGACTACGAGGGTGTCGGCGCCGCCGGGTCCATGCTCGGCACCAAGGCGCTCCAGTGCTTCGACGAGACGACCTGCGTGGTGCGGGCCGTCACCCGCTGGACCGAGTTCTACGCGCACGAGTCCTGCGGCAAGTGCACGCCCTGCCGCGAAGGCACCTACTGGCTCGTCCAGTTGCTCCGTGCCATCGAAAGCGGGGCCGGCACCCTCAGCGACCTCGACAAGCTGAACGACATCGCCGACAACATCAACGGCAAGTCCTTCTGCGCCCTCGGCGACGGCGCCGCCTCGCCGATCTTCTCCTCGCTGAAGTACTTCCGCGAGGAGTACGAGCAGCACATCACCGGCAAGGGCTGCCCCTTCGATCCCGCCAGGTCGACCGTCTGGGCCGATGACAAGAACGCATCCCAGGGGGTGAACGCATGA
- the nuoE gene encoding NADH-quinone oxidoreductase subunit NuoE, which yields MPQLPAPAYPAEVLARLETDAKEVIARYPGSRSALLPLLHLVQSEEGYVSRTGMAFCAEQLGLTTAEVTAVATFYTMYRRKPSGDYQVGVCTNTLCAVMGGDAIFDRLKDHLGVGNDETTEDGKVTLEHIECNAACDFAPVVMVNWEFFDNQTPESATRLVDDLIAGRTVEPTRGAPLCTYKETARILAGFPDERPGAVAATGGAGPASLIGLKLAKGEAVPQARVVGPRGEAPRDEPQKGAEHLSSHDAPQQTSASDPDHPAGPAAEEGE from the coding sequence ATGCCGCAGCTCCCCGCCCCCGCCTACCCGGCCGAGGTGCTCGCCAGGCTCGAGACGGATGCGAAGGAGGTGATCGCCCGCTACCCCGGCAGCCGCTCCGCGCTGCTGCCGCTGCTGCACCTCGTGCAGTCCGAGGAGGGGTACGTCTCCCGTACGGGCATGGCCTTCTGCGCCGAGCAGCTCGGCCTCACCACCGCGGAGGTCACCGCGGTCGCCACCTTCTACACGATGTACCGGCGCAAGCCCAGCGGCGACTACCAGGTCGGCGTCTGCACCAACACGCTCTGCGCGGTGATGGGCGGCGACGCCATCTTCGACCGGCTCAAGGACCACCTCGGCGTCGGCAACGACGAGACGACCGAGGACGGCAAGGTCACCCTCGAACACATCGAGTGCAACGCGGCCTGCGACTTCGCGCCCGTCGTGATGGTCAACTGGGAGTTCTTCGACAACCAGACCCCGGAGAGCGCGACCCGGCTCGTCGACGACCTGATCGCCGGCCGCACCGTCGAGCCGACCCGCGGCGCCCCGCTGTGCACGTACAAGGAGACCGCCCGCATCCTGGCCGGCTTCCCCGACGAGCGCCCCGGCGCCGTCGCGGCCACCGGCGGGGCCGGTCCCGCCTCGCTGATCGGCCTGAAGCTCGCCAAGGGCGAGGCCGTGCCGCAGGCCCGCGTGGTCGGCCCGCGCGGTGAGGCACCGCGCGACGAACCGCAGAAGGGCGCCGAGCACCTCAGCTCCCATGACGCGCCACAGCAGACCTCGGCATCAGACCCGGACCACCCGGCCGGTCCCGCCGCCGAGGAGGGGGAGTGA